One Methyloterricola oryzae genomic window, CCAGGTGCTCGCGCACGTCCGCCGCCACGGCGTAATGCCGAGCCCCCAGGCTGCGCCGGTCCATCATCTTGCTGCCCGAGCGCAAGGGGTCCACCGCCGGATAGATGCCCTTGGACGCCTGCCCGCGGGACAGTATCACGGTCGTGTCCAGGTGCCCGAGTATGGCGTTCACCGCCGGGTCGCTCATGTCGTCGGCGGGCACGTAGACCGCCTGCACCGAAGTCACCGCCCCGGACGCGGTGGACATGATGCGGTCCTGCAGTTCCGCCACTTCGGTGCTCAGGGTGGGCTGATAGCCCACCGTCGCCGGCATGCGCCCGAGCAGGCTGGAGATCTCGCTGCCCGCCTGCACGAAGCGGAATACGTTGTCCACCACGAATAGCACCTCCCGCTTGAGGCAATCGCGTAGATACTCCGCGTAGGTCAGCGCCGACAGGGCCACGCGAAAACGCACCCCCGGCGATTCATCCATCTGCCCGAAGACCAGCAGGGTCTGCGGCAGCACGCCCGCGGCGCGCATTTCCTGCCACAACTCGTGGGCCTCGCGGATGCGCTCGCCGACCCCGGCGAACACCGACACCCCCTTATGCATGGCGGCGATGGCATGCATGAATTCCATCACCAGCACCGTCTTGCCCACGCCGGCGCCGCCGAACAGACCGGTCTTGCCGCCGCGGACGAAAGGGCACAAGAGGTCGATGACCTTGATGCCGGTTTCCAGTATCCCGCTTTCGCCCAGGATCTGATGTAAGGGCGCGGGACTGCCATGAATAGGGCGATATTCCGAGGACGCCAGGGCTTCCCCGCCATCCAGCGGGTTGCCAAACAGGTCCAGCAGGCGCCCCAGGCAGGCCTCCGATACCGGCACCCGCAGGGCCGATCCGGTGTCCTCCACCGCCATGCCGCGGAACAAACCGGCGGTGCGGTGCAAGCAGATGGCGCGCACATGGCGTTGATCCAGATGCTGATGGACCTCGAACAGTACCGTCTCATCGCCGCAGCGCGCGGCCAGCGCCTGCCGCAACGGGGGCAGTTCCCGGAATTGAATGACGGCCACCGGTCCCTGAACCTCGATCAGGGTGCCGCGGCGGACGCGCTCAATCCCCTCAGGTTCGGCAGCCGCGGTCACGGCCATGTTGGCCTCCTAGCGGGGCAGGCGGTAAGCGTAGACGGCGAGCAGCAGCCAGGCGGCCAGGAAGGCGGTACCGCCGAAGGGCGTGATCGCCCCCAGCCATTTCACCCCGCTGATGGCCAGGACGTACAGA contains:
- the atpD gene encoding F0F1 ATP synthase subunit beta, whose amino-acid sequence is MAVTAAAEPEGIERVRRGTLIEVQGPVAVIQFRELPPLRQALAARCGDETVLFEVHQHLDQRHVRAICLHRTAGLFRGMAVEDTGSALRVPVSEACLGRLLDLFGNPLDGGEALASSEYRPIHGSPAPLHQILGESGILETGIKVIDLLCPFVRGGKTGLFGGAGVGKTVLVMEFMHAIAAMHKGVSVFAGVGERIREAHELWQEMRAAGVLPQTLLVFGQMDESPGVRFRVALSALTYAEYLRDCLKREVLFVVDNVFRFVQAGSEISSLLGRMPATVGYQPTLSTEVAELQDRIMSTASGAVTSVQAVYVPADDMSDPAVNAILGHLDTTVILSRGQASKGIYPAVDPLRSGSKMMDRRSLGARHYAVAADVREHLARYAELEDIITMLGLSELSEQDRHIVLRARKLQRYLTQPFWVTAEHTGIAGVSVPLAQTLDDCDSIMAGRVDDWPEERFYMRGGLGVAA